The Punica granatum isolate Tunisia-2019 chromosome 4, ASM765513v2, whole genome shotgun sequence genome has a window encoding:
- the LOC116205161 gene encoding protein NRT1/ PTR FAMILY 8.3-like isoform X2 produces MVSPDEAEAAVLLLEDGHCQSQGMCTLTLSASIPALRPAECEGSVCPTATTAQYAVFFLGLYLIALGTGGIKPCVSSFGADQFDDTDPRERPKKGSFFNWFYFSINIGALVSSSLLVWIQDNVGWGIGFGIPAFFMGMAIASFLAGTPLYRFQKPGGSPITRFCQVVVAAARKWTLEVPEDISLLYEIPHANSAIKGSRKLEHTNELKCLDKAAVITNDDMKRGDLSNPWRICTVTQVEELKILIRMFPIWVTGIIYAAVYAQMSTMFVEQGEMMDTTIGSFTIPAASLSIFDIISVMIWVPIYDRAIVPIARKLTGQERGFTVLQRMGIGLFISTIAISAAALVEIERLKFARELGLVHKDVAVPMSILWQIPQYFLMGAAEVFINIGQLEFFYEQSPDAMRSLCSALSLLTSSLGSYLSSLILTIVTTITTKNGNVGWIPDNLNEGHLDYFFWLLAVLGFLNSLLYIFCAGKYRQKRAS; encoded by the exons ATGGTTTCCCCAGATGAAGCGGAAGCGGCAGTACTGCTCTTAGAAGATGGCCACTGCCAGTCCCAG GGAATGTGCACGTTGACACTCTCTGCATCGATCCCGGCATTGAGACCTGCTGAATGTGAAGGCTCTGTTTGCCCCACAGCCACCACAGCGCAGTATGCAGTATTCTTCCTTGGCCTCTATCTCATTGCCTTGGGTACCGGGGGAATCAAACCATGCGTTTCCTCATTTGGGGCAGATCAGTTTGACGATACTGACCCAAGAGAACGACCGAAGAAGGGATCCTTTTTCAActggttttatttttctatcaaCATTGGGGCTCTAGTATCGAGTAGTCTTCTCGTGTGGATTCAAGACAATGTTGGGTGGGGCATAGGGTTCGGCATCCCTGCATTCTTTATGGGGATGGCTATAGCGAGTTTCTTAGCTGGTACGCCTTTATACCGGTTCCAGAAACCCGGAGGAAGCCCAATTACAAGATTTTGCCAGGTCGTGGTAGCAGCAGCTCGGAAGTGGACCCTGGAGGTCCCTGAGGACATTAGTCTCCTCTATGAGATCCCCCATGCGAACTCTGCGATAAAAGGAAGTCGGAAACTGGAACATACCAATGAACTAAA ATGCCTCGACAAAGCTGCGGTAATCACAAACGATGATATGAAAAGGGGGGACCTCTCCAATCCGTGGAGGATTTGCACCGTGACGCAAGTGGAGGAGCTCAAGATCTTAATACGTATGTTCCCTATCTGGGTTACAGGAATCATCTATGCAGCCGTATATGCCCAGATGTCGACCATGTTCGTCGAACAAGGAGAGATGATGGACACAACCATCGGATCTTTCACAATCCCTGCTGCATCGCTCTCGATATTTGATATTATCAGTGTGATGATCTGGGTACCCATTTATGATAGGGCCATCGTCCCGATAGCACGGAAACTTACAGGTCAGGAGAGGGGATTCACAGTGTTACAACGGATGGGAATCGGCCTCTTCATCTCTACTATTGCCATATCAGCAGCTGCTTTGGTGGAGATAGAGCGGCTAAAATTTGCAAGGGAGCTGGGATTGGTTCACAAGGATGTCGCCGTCCCAATGAGTATCCTCTGGCAAATACCCCAATACTTCTTGATGGGAGCTGCCGAGGTATTCATTAACATCGGGCAGCTGGAGTTCTTCTACGAACAATCCCCGGATGCAATGAGGAGCTTATGCAGCGCCTTGTCACTTTTAACGAGTTCTCTTGGGAGCTACCTGAGCTCTTTGATTTTGACGATCGTGACCACCATTACGACAAAAAATGGAAACGTCGGATGGATACCGGACAACTTGAATGAGGGCCATCTCGATTACTTCTTTTGGCTTCTTGCTGTGCTAGGCTTCTTGAATTCGCTTCTATACATCTTTTGCGCCGGTAAATACAGACAGAAGAGGGCCTCCTGA
- the LOC116205161 gene encoding protein NRT1/ PTR FAMILY 8.3-like isoform X1, with amino-acid sequence MVSPDEAEAAVLLLEDGHCQSQHDIEIDGLHTGDSSIDIKGRPALKSKTGNWKVCPFILGTECCERLAYYGIAINLVTYLTGKLHEGNVSAATNVNIWQGTCYLTPLLGAVLADAYWGRYWTIAAFSTIYFIGMCTLTLSASIPALRPAECEGSVCPTATTAQYAVFFLGLYLIALGTGGIKPCVSSFGADQFDDTDPRERPKKGSFFNWFYFSINIGALVSSSLLVWIQDNVGWGIGFGIPAFFMGMAIASFLAGTPLYRFQKPGGSPITRFCQVVVAAARKWTLEVPEDISLLYEIPHANSAIKGSRKLEHTNELKCLDKAAVITNDDMKRGDLSNPWRICTVTQVEELKILIRMFPIWVTGIIYAAVYAQMSTMFVEQGEMMDTTIGSFTIPAASLSIFDIISVMIWVPIYDRAIVPIARKLTGQERGFTVLQRMGIGLFISTIAISAAALVEIERLKFARELGLVHKDVAVPMSILWQIPQYFLMGAAEVFINIGQLEFFYEQSPDAMRSLCSALSLLTSSLGSYLSSLILTIVTTITTKNGNVGWIPDNLNEGHLDYFFWLLAVLGFLNSLLYIFCAGKYRQKRAS; translated from the exons ATGGTTTCCCCAGATGAAGCGGAAGCGGCAGTACTGCTCTTAGAAGATGGCCACTGCCAGTCCCAG CATGACATCGAAATCGATGGGCTGCACACTGGTGACAGCTCCATTGACATCAAAGGGAGGCCAGCCCTCAAGAGCAAAACTGGCAACTGGAAAGTATGTCCATTCATCCTAG GCACTGAATGTTGTGAACGTCTGGCATACTATGGTATTGCCATAAATCTCGTGACTTACCTGACGGGCAAACTACATGAGGGAAATGTCTCCGCAGCAACAAACGTTAATATTTGGCAGGGCACTTGCTATCTCACGCCTCTCCTTGGAGCCGTGCTAGCGGATGCATACTGGGGAAGATACTGGACGATAGCCGCTTTCAGCACTATCTACTTCATT GGAATGTGCACGTTGACACTCTCTGCATCGATCCCGGCATTGAGACCTGCTGAATGTGAAGGCTCTGTTTGCCCCACAGCCACCACAGCGCAGTATGCAGTATTCTTCCTTGGCCTCTATCTCATTGCCTTGGGTACCGGGGGAATCAAACCATGCGTTTCCTCATTTGGGGCAGATCAGTTTGACGATACTGACCCAAGAGAACGACCGAAGAAGGGATCCTTTTTCAActggttttatttttctatcaaCATTGGGGCTCTAGTATCGAGTAGTCTTCTCGTGTGGATTCAAGACAATGTTGGGTGGGGCATAGGGTTCGGCATCCCTGCATTCTTTATGGGGATGGCTATAGCGAGTTTCTTAGCTGGTACGCCTTTATACCGGTTCCAGAAACCCGGAGGAAGCCCAATTACAAGATTTTGCCAGGTCGTGGTAGCAGCAGCTCGGAAGTGGACCCTGGAGGTCCCTGAGGACATTAGTCTCCTCTATGAGATCCCCCATGCGAACTCTGCGATAAAAGGAAGTCGGAAACTGGAACATACCAATGAACTAAA ATGCCTCGACAAAGCTGCGGTAATCACAAACGATGATATGAAAAGGGGGGACCTCTCCAATCCGTGGAGGATTTGCACCGTGACGCAAGTGGAGGAGCTCAAGATCTTAATACGTATGTTCCCTATCTGGGTTACAGGAATCATCTATGCAGCCGTATATGCCCAGATGTCGACCATGTTCGTCGAACAAGGAGAGATGATGGACACAACCATCGGATCTTTCACAATCCCTGCTGCATCGCTCTCGATATTTGATATTATCAGTGTGATGATCTGGGTACCCATTTATGATAGGGCCATCGTCCCGATAGCACGGAAACTTACAGGTCAGGAGAGGGGATTCACAGTGTTACAACGGATGGGAATCGGCCTCTTCATCTCTACTATTGCCATATCAGCAGCTGCTTTGGTGGAGATAGAGCGGCTAAAATTTGCAAGGGAGCTGGGATTGGTTCACAAGGATGTCGCCGTCCCAATGAGTATCCTCTGGCAAATACCCCAATACTTCTTGATGGGAGCTGCCGAGGTATTCATTAACATCGGGCAGCTGGAGTTCTTCTACGAACAATCCCCGGATGCAATGAGGAGCTTATGCAGCGCCTTGTCACTTTTAACGAGTTCTCTTGGGAGCTACCTGAGCTCTTTGATTTTGACGATCGTGACCACCATTACGACAAAAAATGGAAACGTCGGATGGATACCGGACAACTTGAATGAGGGCCATCTCGATTACTTCTTTTGGCTTCTTGCTGTGCTAGGCTTCTTGAATTCGCTTCTATACATCTTTTGCGCCGGTAAATACAGACAGAAGAGGGCCTCCTGA